One Osmerus mordax isolate fOsmMor3 chromosome 16, fOsmMor3.pri, whole genome shotgun sequence genomic window carries:
- the trdc gene encoding T cell receptor alpha chain MC.7.G5 → MIKCLVTGFCSGPSHSVFPRTFGIGISLTVNPNDRSPIAPSLSILTPLSGDAEEVCLATGFFPKDGQMQLTLRDATNVSLHTKKAVMSFSAKSYYFAGFSSKSIQSCSMNGITVEKKYDEPVETLPATVETIASSCTVETIADEIEYADFIMKINFSSILVNGLRVVFAKAVAFNVLLTVKVLVF, encoded by the exons ATGATCAAGTGTCTTGTCACAGGTTTTTGCAGTGGCCCATCACACAGTGTGTTTCCACGTACGTTCGGAATAGGCATCTCTCTTACCGTTAATCCCAATG ATAGAAGTCCTATTGCACCATCCCTGTCCATCCTCACTCCTCTGAGTGGTGATGCCGAAGAGGTATGCCTCGCCACTGGGTTCTTCCCCAAGGACGGACAAATGCAGTTAACCCTGCGTGATGCCACAAACGTCTCATTACACACGAAAAAGGCTGTCATGTCTTTCTCCGCCAAATCTTACTACTTTGCCGGATTTTCCAGCAAAAGTATACAGTCGTGTAGCATGAATGGCATCACTGTTGAAAAAAAGTATGATGAGCCAG TGGAAACTCTTCCAGCCACAGTTGAAACTATTGCATCTAGCTGTACTGTTGAAACAATTGCTGATGAAATTGAATATGCAG aTTTTATAATGAAGATCAACTTCTCCTCTATACTTGTTAATGGATTACGAGTGGTGTTTGCCAAAGCAGTCGCATTCAATGTGTTACTAACTGTCAAGGTTCTAGTGTTCTAG